From the Lathyrus oleraceus cultivar Zhongwan6 chromosome 3, CAAS_Psat_ZW6_1.0, whole genome shotgun sequence genome, the window ttgtgtatgtcatctgaaacaatcctgcatgaacatgtctttcatttaagctccagcaggtacatccaatatcaaaagccatggcattgtatgtggcattctgaaacaatcctgcatgaacatgttcttgaactccagcaggtacataggatatctcatgttaagacatcacacataacatcttgtgaacactctttgttttaccaaaattgctgccaacacttagaatcaacaaactccccatttggaaaattttggctaaaacatatatctgtcctttttgttcacaaggtaaactatcagtAGTTAAACAACTTAAaagtagtttaatcagcagcagaagcaaaaacaattactagctatggctactagtaatacacacatgcacaagggtacttctcctccccctaaatttgtgcaacaaacagaattactagttatggatgcaactagtaagacacacaaatgcacaagggtactccttctccccctaaatctgtgcaagCATCAAATATCAGCTACTGTAACTTcagtacctgtaccagccagaatgtcattatgacatctgcttcaacatcaacacctgtacaccatatcagacatcccctttgacatctgtaaacagaataacattctgttttaacacctgtgcacttccttcaataatagttgtcctcTAGTCCAGCCATATACATTTCACAACTTCCACAATAGCTTCCATATATccacttctccccctttttagtcaaaattgaccaaaggtgaccaatcagacaaaataaatgtctattagcctagcagagagTGTCAGATGTTATAAtattaagcatgttaaaacataatattcaggaagtacaaaccatcattatacacagttgtgatagctgagataatgaacaaatccaaggaactctttaagagccctaaatattacagAACAGGCATCAAAGAGGACAGCCACACATTACATTTTTCTAAAAAAACAGTAAAAACATCAGCCTTCAAAACAGCAGACCAACTTCCATCACTCTTTCCAGCACTTCTCACAGACTTCACCTTACCAGTCTTCAACACAGtcaggaaccattaatcagaagaagaagtatcaccttcaccttcactttcaccttcagagccttcagaACTTTCAGATTTGTCACTGGATTGGGCTTTTGCAACTGAATTTCTAGcagccttctccatttcttccttttccaTGCTGCAGATAAGaacttccaaagcttcttttcttgccttggctaCTCTTATTCCATTTTCCAGTTCCTTGTGGGTCTCTTTCAGTTGATCAATTAAGCTTCCTTGAGATGTAGGCTCtcttctggcagatgtcatgatAACATCATTtacatgacttccctcaaacagcttataatgaatggataaaggggtttttcttctgcttggcatgtcatttgtattgagtatgcctggttgttgacttaagataataccacaaataatggatgggaaggcaatgggtaacttcacagcatttgtggaggcatgtctgatggtttggtcaaacaaaaactttccaaaatcatagtttatcttggttccaattgcatgaatgattcttccaagaacaatggagatggtagagacatgattagtaggtacccaatttgctgaaccaatcttgtgcaagatggcatatttgaccGTTAGTTTACTAGTtgataggtgtttcctactaggccattccttaacttggccagctgtaataatcctacagacctcattgtctatggtctctagatctactcattcatcagttcctctccctaggaacttgttgatgatggttggtgaaagtttcacacacttaccccttacaaaaactttgcagaCCTCCATGCTGCTCCTTTCACAAatctcctcagggatgttcacaatgaattctCTTACTAACCCCTCATAGCATTGAGGCAGAGCAGTAACAGTTTTCATCAGACCAACTGccttaattaactccatgacttcctttacttcaactgcctcttttcccaattctctttcaaccgctacccttctttgagtgacaaacttccatttggcagcaccaccTTCTACGTGAAAAGAGATATTGTCTAGATGAACAGCAAccactttgtttggagacttctttaCAGCCTTTCTTTTAacaggggagatgtctgggacatcgccttcgacatcctcatcagattcagagctctcactttctttcctcttcctgacctctactttactccaagacttggAGGGGCCTATAGCAGCAACCTTTTTATCTCTCCCAGAtgtccttatctcagccatactcttcctttttctcaatTTATTAGCTATGCTagttttcacaagattgaccaaagtgtcatcttcttcctcagaccttTCTTCCTCAATATCCTGAGTAGTACCAGGTGATCTGCTAGGTAAattttttccaagagaacatagtccctcagcagctacttccttttctgtcttagatgagtcatcatctttctcagcttgggtttccacctcaggagagggatcccttctggacagaggggtaaacatatccttgactccatgttcttcattcagtatcctagtaactTGGTTAGCTCCAGCCATGGAAGAGGAGCCTGGGACGccacctggtatcatacgcagaggagtcacgtccatcaagtcttcatctagaaacttcatggagggagttcttgtatgaaggggttttgagctagatgatgatggatgttgagacattttgttgaacttttgaggaaaatttctttgccctagcagaggttctctgagcagtttgatgaagatggaaagaattgtgttcaggcagagcgtgcaaatgaaatagatactatttccaatactaggtgctgattcattattaatgtggctttttcttttcattgggcagacaatatttttgttaccttttccactccacattaattgccatatttttTCAAGAAACCAAGCACCTAATTTCCCCCTTTCATATTTTAGTTGGACATCATACAAATCCCTTGCAGCCTTGTTAGTTAGTTACATTTCATGTTGTAGAACTATGAGTTTGTTTTTCACATATTTTCTAAATGAGTGATGACATcaaataatgtacttggtccagctgtgctgaataggatctttggacatagttgtatcatacaggttgtcataatacaatgtcatgacattgagtgtgacattgtatataattatcagtagtttcatccaacctGGTTGAGAATTGTTGCTTTCATTTGATATACTTTCTATCTCAATAGCCCCTTGTATCCCAGTTTTAACAAAGCTCTCACTAACTTCAGACTGCATACAACCAGTCACATGTTCCCCTTTTTCAAatgtttgggccatcatgaccttctcttccttgaggttaggtcttagcttctggtgtaacatccttgtctgacatttttCATTTCCCTTGAAGGTTCTTCTAGcaactgtactcatcttagaggggtcatccatttgagagatccacatgtaacagttgtttttggtcctgattccttCCATAATTACTTCAATGTCTTTGTTAataatcagacattcagttttagtgaagatgatattcagaccttgatcccctagctgactgatgcttattagatttgaagttaagcccttgaccagtagaatattgtcaagtttaggagctccaggacactTAAGCTTGCCTGTCCCCTttatttcaccctttgctccaccaccaaaggttacatagcttatgtcatgagggtgaagatcagttatcaagtctgagtttccagtcatgtgtctaaaacatccactatcaaaataccactcttctttgtgagctattagacttgtaacattagtcttaggaacccattgcttaTTGTTGATAGGCTTGTGCTGTTTGGGTCTGAGTTGATAATGAGTCTGTTGATGAACaggggtagggtaaccatacaacttatagcaaaagggccttgagtgtccaaatttcccacagtaatgacatctccatctttgatgtttgcctttctgttgttttctcttctggtgatgtgacatatgatgtgacatcttaggactgctcttactattgctgcatttaggtttagcttgaggtttgcaaccaaTGTAATTGCTTTCAGCCTTAGATTTATGGTACCCTATTCCAGATTTGGCTCCTGTGATTAttccagtttggagaatcttgtctaaggattcagatccattgtttagcatccttacatacttggttgtctcttctagttttgagtttaagagcataacttcagtttttagcttggagatggtttccacatgttctgccttttcattctccagttgtactatcttctggctctcaacttgttgactctcatctagcttgaccttcagagccacagcttctgttttcaatttggagatggtttccaagtattctaccttctcattctcaagttgagttatttctttcTTCTGGTTTAAAACCTGTTTGCCCAGCTCTACACTTTTatgacacaactctctgtaggtagaggccaattcctcaaaggttacttcaccatcacttgagtcttcatcagatccccatcttcctgtcaaagcagtcacaagatttgcagcctcctctgtatcactctcatctgaccaggtggcagcaagactcatcttctgcttctttAGGTAGGTTCTACATtctgttctaatgtgtccatacccatcacattcatagcactttacttcttttccttctttgggcttctcctatgaccttactcttcttccattactgatgtcagatgagatgttcttgacattttccttggatcttacatccattttctttaacaatctgttgaactgtctccccaatattgcaacttcattggcccactctttatccatatcttgactgttttcctcttctgtgtttgatatgaaggcaatgcttttggttttcttttcagttccatcattcaatcccatctcaaaggtttggagggagccaattagctcatctagcctcatgttggaaatgtcttgagactcttctatggcagtcaccttcattgcaaatctcttagggagtgacctgagtatttttcttaccagcttttcatttttcatcttctctcccagggctcctgaagcattagcaatttcaaggatactcatgtgaaatttTTTAATGTTTTCATCTTCCTTCATCCTTAAGctttcaaacttggaggtgagcagctgaagtctagacatctttaccctagaggtgccttcatgagtggtcttgagaatgtcccaagcatctttggccacttcacagttgtttaccagcctgaaaatattcttgtctaccccattgaatattgcattccaggctttagagtttccaagagcaagatcatcctcctccttggaccattaTTCTTCAGActtcttctcagtggtggcttctccttctttagtaatgacaggatgcacaTAACAtgttaacacagctttccaagccttgttatcaagggatttcagaaaggctaccattcgaggtttccaatagacatagttagaaccatccaaaattggtggcctatgaacatatcctccatctctctccattgtaccagaaagtattgcccctagatctcacccagaaccagagcaggatgcctgctctgataccaattgaaattctggtatcagatataagatgtcgaaggtaatgtcacgacactaatatttgttaacacacaatggataaaaaatacagaatggtaaagcaaataacacaagcaattgttaacccagttcggtgcaactcacctacgtctgggggctaccaagccaggaaggaaattcactaaaatagaattagttcaaagactctccgtacacttcaacaagttacagtctttctcagctaatctctacccgtgcaatttctacctaagcactcttagatatgagaacccactcacttccctacaatcacacaccagtgattttaaacaacaatcccttgtgaaaagaaaatacttttcaattacacactcttgattttacttcatagtttcaatcaagaagacacactcttgatcttgcttcacaactttgatcaagaagacacacactcttgcttaacagctttagagtgacaaattataaccacaaattagtccaattcaatcatcaatggatgacttgaatgacctacaagtctcacgactaaacagacacaaaccctagctctctctctatatttcgctcagtcttggttgtgtgttcaaacaggttttctaagtccctttttatagaagcatccagctgggcttggacatcttgaaaaccctaaatctattttccaattaaatctttttataacagctggttagatctccttggaaaataattaaatctggttgtaatccatgattgaatgctccagctaatcagatcttcaatcatacaaagattgccattaattatgcaatcataaaacaccagacattcacactgaatgttctatgtacaggatgttatgacatcgggtctgacatcctggaaaaatcctgcataatccaataattccttttataacttccagcaggtacaaccatatcagatgccatgactttgtgtatgtcatctgaaacaatcctgcatgaacatgtctttcatttaagctctagcaggtacatccaatatcagaagccatggcattgtatgtggcattctgaaacaatcttgcatgaacatgttcttgaactccagcaggtacataggatatctcatgttaagacatcacacataacatcttgtgaacactctttgttttaccaaaattactgccaacacttagaatcaacagtttctctctctctctctcactcaaagccttcatttgtagcagatagcactgagattgaaagaatctgtttgtgtggactgagtagaggcgttgtcaccattcaacgttcatgatcgctccgtaaatctacatcaaaggttttaatcgccataagaggtaacgattctatcactgatcatgcccattcgtaaggatcactaaagaataaaattttaaattccgctgcgttttggatcgctcttctccttcagaACAACCTATGCTCCTCTAACTCATTAAGTTTGAGCATCTTAGCTTGGCCAACAGAGTTTAAATTGAAGTTCAATTGCTTAATGGCCCAACAAGCTTTATGCTCTAACTCAATTGGTAAGTGGCAAGCCTTACCATAAACAAGTCTGTATAGAGACATGCCTAAGGGATTCTTGTAAGATGTTTTGTACGCCCATAAGGCTTCATCCAAATTCTTAGACCAATCTTTTCTTGTGGGATTAACAACTTTTTCCAAGATTCTTTTGATATCCTTATTGGACGATTCAACTTGACCACTTGTTTGGGGATGGTAAGTTGTATCAACTTTATGCTTGATACCATATTTTTCCATTAGGTTTTCAAAGATCTTATTGAAAAAATGAGATCCATCATCATTGATGATAGCTCGAGGCGTGCCATGCCTTGACAATATGTTTTTTTAACAAAAATCTAGTCATGACTCTAGCATCATTAGTTGGGGTTGCCACAACTTCTATACACTTGGATACATAATCAACTGCCACTAGGATATATAGACTTCCAAAGGATTGGGGAAATGTTCCCATAAAGTCTATACCCCATACATCAAATAATTCTATTTCAAAGATGCTGGTGAGAGGCATTTCTTGCTTCATAGACACATTTCCAATCCTTTTACATCTATCAAAGGATTTAACAAATTCATGAGCATCCTTAAAAAGGGAAGGCCGAAAATAACCAGATTGAAGTACCTTAGTGCAGTTCTTACCCCTCCAAAGTGTCCTCCATAAGGTGCGTTATGACAAGATGTCAAGATCTATCGTGTCTCAGATTGATCACACATCGTCTTAGAAATTGGTCACCATATTTCTTATACATAAATGGTTCATCCCAAAAAGAACTTTTTGACATGTGAAAGAATCTTTTCCTTTGCTGGTAGTTGAACTATGGTGGGATGTACCCACTGACCAAGTAGTTAACAATGTCAGCATACCATGGGGTCACACCTATAGTGATTGTCAACAACTTCTCATCTAGAAATGTTTCTAGAATTCCTTATGCACTCTTATTTTGTACCTCTTATGGTAGTCTTGATAAATGATCAGCAACTAAATTTTCTACTCCCTTCTTGTCCATGATTTCCAGGTCAAACTCTTGTATCAATAATACACATTTAATCGGCCTTGGTTTAGTATCCTTCTTTGCAATTAGGTACTTGATGGCCAACATATCTAGTGTACACTAACACCTCGGTACCAACAAGATAGGATCTGAACTTGTCAAAGGCAGATACCAAAACTAATAATTCCTTCTCAGTAGTGGTATAATTGATTTGCGCTTCAATAAGGGTCTTACTTGCATAGTATACGGGGTGGAACACTTTGTTGTGCCTTTGTCCCAACACTTCTCCTATTGCAAagtcgcttgcatcacacattaaTTCAAATGGCTTAGACCAATCAGGGCTTCTTACTATTGGTGCAGATATCAATGCTTTCTTCAACATGTTGAAAGCATGATCACATTCAAGACTGAAGACGTAAGGCACATCATGCTGGAGCAGTTGACacaaaggtttagttatcttgGAAAAATCCTTGATAAACCTTCTATAAAAGCCAACATGCCCTAAGAAGCTCCTTAATCATTTGATGTTGACAGGTGGAGGCAACTTCTCAATGAATTGTCTTTTCTTGATGTACTCCCAATCCTCTTTTAGAGATTTTATGACCCAACATTATTCCTTCCttcaccataaagtgacacttttcccaatttaaGACCAGATTTCATTCTTCACACTTAGCTAGCACCTTGTCAAGATTATTCAAACATTGATTAAATGACTCTCCAAAAACTGAAAATTCATCCATGAATACTTTCGTGGAGTTTTCTGTCAATTCTGAAAAGATAGCCATCATACAATTCTGGAAAGTAGTTGGTGCATTACATATACCAAATGACATTCTTCTAaaggcaaaagttccataaggacatgtgaaagttgttttttttttgtctttCGGATGTATGGCTATTTGGTTATAACCGAAATAGCCATCTAGAAAACAATAATACTCTTTTTCAGCCAACCGACCCAACATTCTATCAATGAAAGGGAATCGGAAGTGGTCTTTCTTTGTGGCTTTGTTTAATTTCCTATAATCCATACAAATTCTCCACCCAGTTACAGTTCTTGTTGGAATAAGCTCATCCTTCTCAGTGGTGACCACATTCATGCCTCCTTTCTTCGGGACACACTGAATAAGACTCACCCACACGCTGTCAGAGATCGGGTAGATAATCCCAACGTCTAACCACTTGATGATTTCCTTCTTCACTACTTCCTTCATAATAGGTTTTAATCTTCTTTGACATTCAATGATATTTTTAGAATTTTCCTCTAATAGAATTTTGTGCATACAAACAGTAGGACTTATTCCCTTGATGTTAGACAGCTGCCAGGCAATAGCTCTTTTGTGTTTCTTAAGAAGTGTCAGGAGTTGACACCTTTGTTCTTCAGATAAATTTGTATATATGATGACAAGCAACTTTTGTCCTGCCTCCAGGTATGCATATTTTAAACGAGGAGGCAACTGTTTGAGCGCAAGTTCAGGTGGAACTTCTACTGATGGCTTGCATTGATATTTCAACTCTTTGGTAAGCTCCAGTATTTCCACTGGTTCTTCTTTATCTAATGATTTGCACAAAGGTCCAGTCATGATTCCTTCTTTCAAATGCTCCTCTAACTTTGATTTTCCCAATTCTTGCTCCAAAACATCAGTTGATTTGAGCAGACTCTTGTGAATAATGGTCTCCCAACTAGATATCATTGAACATTCATTGAAATGGTCTTCCTAAAAGAATAGGAGTATCCTCATCATCATTAAAATCCATTATGATGAAATCGGAGGGAAACACGAATTTGTCAACCCCCACTAGTACATCTTCAAGTTTTCCTTGTGGATAGCAGATGCTCTTGTCAGCTAACTGAAGTGTCATGGTTGTTGGTCTAGCAGCACCTATACCCAGCTTCTTAAAGAGAGATAAAGGCATCAAATTTATACTTGCACCAAGGTCGCATAGAGCCCTGCCACATAATGACTCTCCAATAGTGCATAAAATCGTAAAACTTCCAGGACCCTTCAGCTTTTGTGGAAGTATTCCTTGCACAAGCTGACTACATTCTTGTGTTAAAGCAACTGTAGCAAATTCACTTACTCTTTTTCTTTTGGTGAGCACATCCTTTATGAACTTGGAGTAGTTTGGCATTTGTTATATAGCTTTAATCAAAGGAATACTGATGTGAAATTGCTTCAGAAGATCCATGAATTTACCAAACTGATGGTCTTCCTTTGCATTCCTAATCCTTTGAGGAAAATGTGGTGGTGGTATTTCTTGCAAAATCTTTGGTGTCTTGTCAGCTTCAGGCATGACTCCCTTATGCTTTTCTGAACCAAAAATCATGCCCTCATTACTTCTCTTGTCATTGTTTCCTCTTTGTTCCTCCGAGGTTGGTTCCTCAACGGAGTCTTTTTCTGCATTGGTGTCTTGTGGTGTCAGTTCTCCACTTGACCGTTGACTTATTGATCCTTCATATTATTTACCACTCCTTAGTTTGATAACTTTGCAAGTTTCAATGCTCTTGTCTCCTGAGGTAGTGGCAGAGGCTTCAATAGAGTTGGGAAGAGTTCCCATATTTCTGGAGCTAAGGGCAATAGGAATTTGTCCTACTTGATTCTAAAGGTTTTTAATACTTGCTCATTATGTTTGAAACTGAATTTTTGCCTCTTGAATGAAAGATTTTAGAACATTCACCAACTAGTTATTTCCTTGATTTGAAGGGTAGTTTGGTGCAGAATAACTAGGAGGGACTTACAGTGCTTGAGTGTGTTTTGTTGcttggggtttgttgagttgaTTTTGAGTGTTGCTCCatgaaaaattaggatgattGCGCCAACCTAGATTGTATATGTTATTGTAGGGGTTGTTGTACTCGTTGTTGCCAATATTGTTAACATACATAGGATTTGATGAACATTCTTAAAATAAGTGTGCTTCTCCATAGTATACACAGACAACTATTGTCGCGCCAGTAACCACCTTGATTGGTTCAGGTTTTGCTACTTCAGAGGTAGTCATCATATTCTTCATcatctgatgagtttgagctaTTTGAGCAGTAGGAGCGTTGAATTCAGAAACTTCATGGACACCAAAAGGTTTCTTTGATGTTTGACTTCCTCCAACCCTTATAACATGCCATTGGTAAGTGTTGGTTGTGATGCTCTCTATCAACTTGTATCCTTCTTCATAAGATTTGGATGATAAAACTCCACCACTAAAGGCCTCTAACATGTTTCTTGAAGATGGCACCAGCCCATTGTAAAACGTTTCAAGCTATATACAAATAGGTATCCCGTGGTGAGGACATTGTCTAAACAACTCCTTGAATCTTTCACATGCATCAAACAGGGACTCATCCTCTCCTTATCTGAATGAAGTGATTTCATTTCTAATTTTTGCATTCTTGACATGAGGAAAATACTTGCAATTTTTTTTCAACCAAAGTGTTCCAAGTATAAATGGAATTAGGCTTTAAGGAATTTAACCAACTATTGGCTTTATCCCTTAGAGAATATGGAAAAGCCTCAACTTGAATGCATTATCTGTTACGCCTAGAATTTTGAAATTGATGGTCACCTCCAGAAATTGCTCAAGTGAAGATGAGGATCTTGATTAGCAGATCCAGAATACGGCCCAATAGCTTGCAGCATCTGAAACATCATAGGCTTGAACTCGAGTTGATCAACAATTATCTTAGGCCTAATGATTATAGTATTCATGGAGTTGGGATAAAAAATTACATAGTCTCTGATGTTGCGTGCCTTATCATTAGCTATGCCAATGATGTCGGGCTCAAACATGACTGCATCTTCTGGTACCCACTATTGGAATTCTTGAGCTTCAGGAATAAGATTTCCTTCTTCTTTATGTTGTGTAGCACATATCAATCTCCTTCATATTCAGAATGTTCTTTCAAGTTCAGGATCTTCTCTGAATTCTGGGGATAATAACTCGCGCATGCAAAAGCTCTACATCTGTTGTCACACAAGAGTACAAGAAACGGTAAAAAGCTCAAATGCTATTTTCAAACAAAAATATCCAATACATTAGTTCAAAATACTTCTTGGCACTCCCCCGCATCAGTGCCAAAAACTTATCATGCGTAAAAACGATTATAGGTG encodes:
- the LOC127131782 gene encoding uncharacterized protein LOC127131782: MPNYSKFIKDVLTKRKRVSEFATVALTQECSQLVQGILPQKLKGPGSFTILCTIGESLCGRALCDLGASINLMPLSLFKKLGIGAARPTTMTLQLADKSICYPQGKLEDVLVGVDKFVFPSDFIIMDFNDDEDTPILLGRPFQ